One Cellulomonas soli DNA window includes the following coding sequences:
- a CDS encoding GNAT family N-acetyltransferase, producing MALFDTPADVSVRPAVPGDERAIARVQLASWRAAHAQVLAGALERLDEDAMAAQWASAIGTPPGRGYRVLVACQGATVVGLVSVAPVPAAEHTPLAAPGGVLLALEVDPAHQRGGHGSRLLAAAVDLLREDGADQVHTWVLDGDDARARFLSGAGLGPDEAVRELATGTDADGAQLVVLERRWYAAI from the coding sequence GTGGCGCTGTTCGACACACCGGCTGACGTCTCGGTCCGACCGGCGGTGCCCGGCGACGAGCGCGCGATCGCCCGGGTGCAGCTCGCCTCGTGGCGTGCGGCACACGCCCAGGTGCTCGCCGGCGCGCTGGAGCGCCTGGACGAGGACGCGATGGCCGCGCAGTGGGCGTCCGCCATCGGCACCCCGCCCGGCCGCGGCTACCGGGTGCTGGTCGCGTGCCAGGGTGCGACGGTCGTCGGGCTCGTGTCCGTGGCCCCGGTGCCCGCCGCCGAGCACACCCCGCTGGCCGCACCCGGCGGGGTGCTGCTGGCCCTCGAGGTCGACCCGGCGCACCAGCGCGGCGGGCACGGTTCACGTCTGCTCGCGGCCGCCGTCGACCTGCTGCGTGAGGACGGCGCCGACCAGGTCCACACCTGGGTGCTGGACGGCGACGACGCGCGTGCGCGATTCCTGTCCGGCGCCGGGCTCGGACCGGACGAGGCGGTGCGGGAGCTCGCGACGGGCACGGATGCCGACGGCGCGCAGCTCGTGGTGCTCGAACGACGCTGGTACGCCGCGATCTGA